One Microcaecilia unicolor chromosome 4, aMicUni1.1, whole genome shotgun sequence genomic region harbors:
- the TMEM127 gene encoding transmembrane protein 127 — protein sequence MYAPGGSALPGGHRRRGQGGSALPKQPERSLASALPGALSITALCTALAEPAWLRIHGDTCTRQELGVADVLGYIDPKLLSEYCMNPQTVLLLRVIAAFCFLGIICSLSAFLLDVFGPKHPALKITRRYAFAHILTVLQCATVIGFCYWASELILAQQQQHKQHRGSQVYVTFAVSFYLVAGAGGASILATAANLLRHYPTEEEEQALELLSEMEENEPYSAEYEVMNQYQPPPAYTP from the exons ATGTATGCTCCAGGAGGATCTGCTTTGCCTGGAGGGCACCGGAGGCGGGGCCAAGGTGGTAGTGCCCTGCCAAAGCAGCCAGAGAGGAGCCTGGCATCAGCACTCCCAGGAGCCTTGTCCATCACTGCTTTGTGTACTGCTTTGGCAGAGCCAGCGTGGCTGCGCATTCACGGGGATACATGTACCCGCCAGGAGTTGGGAGTGGCAGATGTTTTGGGATACATTGACCCCAAGTTATTGAGTG AGTACTGTATGAATCCTCAGACGGTGTTGCTGCTCCGTGTCATTGCAGCATTTTGCTTCCTTGGCATCATCTGCAGCCTCTCTGCCTTCTTGCTGGATGTCTTTGGGCCCAAACACCCTGCGCTGAAGATTACACGTCGCTATGCCTTTGCTCATATCCTGACAG TGTTGCAGTGTGCCACCGTGATTGGATTCTGTTACTGGGCCTCTGAGCTGATTTtggcccagcagcagcagcacaagcaACATCGTGGGTCTCAGGTTTATGTCACTTTTGCTGTGAGCTTCTACCTAGTAGCAGGAGCAGGTGGTGCTTCTATTCTTGCTACTGCTGCCAATCTGCTGCGCCATTACCCCACAGAAGAGGAGGAGCAAGCACTGGAGCTGTTGTCAGAGATGGAGGAAAATGAACCATACTCAGCTGAGTACGAAGTGATGAATCAGTACCAGCCACCTCCTGCATATACTCCATAA